A DNA window from Coffea arabica cultivar ET-39 chromosome 6c, Coffea Arabica ET-39 HiFi, whole genome shotgun sequence contains the following coding sequences:
- the LOC113692323 gene encoding gamma-interferon-responsive lysosomal thiol protein-like: MASQKRTFALVIFASLFIVLAVNQSAAAVAASPPSDQGSRSSSITFRGGRIRNSSVAAASGYPDDEEEDDDDVVVLSLYYESLCPYCANFIVNQLAKVFQTDLASIVKLRLVPWGNTQITPTNAWVCQHGPDECKLNMVEACAIYAWPNPRTHYQIIYCIEQLRLNNRWQSCFPTLGLTSTPISNCLSTGLAVKLERGYADETARLNPPHRFVPWVLVNNLPLREDYQNFVSYICKAYRGRLTPQACKSYKLEDNSVDMVNPIQACFPENATSWIQFDPSLEQPGTYN; the protein is encoded by the exons ATGGCATCTCAGAAACGAACATTCGCACTTGTTATCTTTGCAAGTCTCTTCATTGTTTTGGCGGTCAATCAATCCGCTGCTGCTGTAGCAGCTTCCCCACCTTCAGATCAGGGTAGCAGAAGTAGCAGCATTACTTTCCGCGGCGGAAGGATCAGGAATTCTTCTGTAGCGGCCGCCAGTGGCTATcctgatgatgaagaagaagatgatgatgacgTCGTGGTGCTGTCCCTGTACTACGAGTCTCTGTGCCCATACTGCGCAAACTTTATAGTGAATCAACTGGCGAAGGTGTTTCAAACAGATCTCGCCTCCATCGTTAAACTCAGGCTTGTCCCTTGGGGTAACACCCAAATTACACCAACTAACGCCTGGGTTTGCCAG CACGGTCCCGATGAATGTAAACTCAACATGGTGGAAGCCTGTGCTATCTACGCTTGGCCTAATCCG AGAACGCATTACCAGATTATCTATTGCATAGAGCAGCTGCGGTTAAACAACAGATGGCAATCTTGTTTTCCGACGCTGGGACTGACTTCGACGCCTATTTCGAATTGTCTCAGCACAGGACTGGCAGTTAAG CTTGAACGAGGGTATGCTGATGAAACTGCTCGTCTTAATCCCCCTCACAGATTCGTGCCATGGGTGCTTGTGAATAATTTACCCCTTCGAGAA GACTACCAGAATTTTGTGTCCTACATCTGCAAAGCTTACCGGGGTAGACTGACACCCCAAGCCTGCAAATCATACAAGCTGGAGGACAACTCGGTTGATATGGTGAATCCCATCCAGGCATGCTTTCCAGAGAATGCTACAAGCTGGATACAATTCGATCCTTCACTTGAACAGCCAGGAACATACAATTAA